One region of Quercus lobata isolate SW786 chromosome 2, ValleyOak3.0 Primary Assembly, whole genome shotgun sequence genomic DNA includes:
- the LOC115971575 gene encoding uncharacterized protein LOC115971575, whose amino-acid sequence MASKLVQLQSKAAQASQFVTKHGCAYYKQLLERNKQYIQEPPTVEKCNLLSKQLFSTRLASLPGRQEAFWKELDSVKQLWKNKHELKVEDAGIAALFGLECFAWFCAGEIVGRGFTITGYHVK is encoded by the exons ATGGCATCCAAGCTGGTTCAATTGCAATCCAAGGCTGCTCAGGCTTCACAGTTTGTGACCAAGCACGGATGTGCATACTACAAGCAGCTATTGGAGCGAAACAAGCAGTACATTCAAGAACCACCCACTGTTGAGAAATGCAACCTTTTGTCAAAACAATTGTTTTCTACTCGCCTTGCCAG TCTTCCTGGGCGCCAAGAAGCATTCTGGAAGGAGCTTGATTCTGTCAAGCAGCTGTGGAAGAATAAGCACGAGCTTAAGGTTGAGGATGCTGGCATTGCTGCTTTGTTTGGGCTAGAATGCTTTGCCTGGTTCTGTGCTGGTGAGATTGTAGGTCGAGGATTTACAATCACAGGCTACCATGTTAAGTGA